One Penaeus monodon isolate SGIC_2016 chromosome 34, NSTDA_Pmon_1, whole genome shotgun sequence DNA segment encodes these proteins:
- the LOC119594592 gene encoding ankyrin repeat domain-containing protein 11-like (The sequence of the model RefSeq protein was modified relative to this genomic sequence to represent the inferred CDS: added 32 bases not found in genome assembly), with amino-acid sequence MVRPVSSKRKLFSASKEQKENEPADGKLRAKQGEALGYPESFSVNSIGGQRKGGVAANNHHHNNSSLGIGGCSGIVGGAGKVVEGGWGAEDVAPSTHHTPNRPVMPMSERQQIALLMQMSSPSPPDKVELSRSSSPRTPGTPSVCRGVNKRNERGETPLHVAAIKGDTERISQLITQGADVNATDYAGWSALHEACNRGFYGVSKLLIEAGADVDAKGLDNDTPLHDACVNNHFKLVRLLLRCGAGVNVVNRRGKTPRDVCRSPGIVALIEAAARGQLQDLGTSSGDELTPQQKGSSCTSMSRRTPPANKSNEEKPGGGSSGGGGPGSPRVTLRLPNTVTRTPEKPPRPHDNKAVMENSEDVYEFKCSKDEARGGEEEEDKSAGGGNNRTEGGTGGGPQEEKADKRGREPDAEEDEEARKKRKKEDTKEGAKGVGRGANRPAGNSEKGVKSGGRGNSSASSGVGGTKQCTTGAGMASGERKSPMGSAANSPKPPSTKTGGESSDTEDDGKSESSSGAGPKVPPLKIVLGGGTEQEPNTRNGKSSSNRLPYVVNTSSGEEKEGTGDSKEGITAVKMEDQGNSNSNGSSTGSEKGSGTRITRSQRGGGSSGGGGGNSSSAEESTTVKTEVKVEESTISSTSPDAVHPRKRKIRMKETEPEAPPVSLVDQPISNCYETFLKIRKQIERRRENLRPVQPKPPQGFKDYLMNRCSYVLAGNASSRLSVPVISPPASLCQLLKDLFNDQEKERYRLRLQHLIEKEKLVLSVEQEILRVHGRAARALANQALPFSVCTFLKDEEVYNIISPEQEKDGNARSRYNGRLFLSWLQDVDDKWDKIKENMVLRHHNEAESLHAVQKMDWEWKLKELGDLDANTKPQIDDLHVPMVHVSDDFDLLPA; translated from the exons ATGGTGAGACCAGTCAGCTCCAAGAGAAAACTTTTCAGTGCCagcaaagaacagaaagaaaatgagcCAG CCGATGGCAAATTAAGGGCCAAGCAAGGTGAGGCCCTGGGCTACCCGGAGAGCTTCAGTGTAAACAGCATTGGAGGCCAACGGAAAGGTGGGGTTGCCGCTAACAACCACCACCATAACAACTCTAGCCTTGGGATAGGAGGGTGCAGCGGCATCGTGGGGGGAGCTGGGAAAGTggttgaaggggggtggggggctgaagATGTAGCACCttcaacccaccacacccccaaccgcCCGGTCATGCCCATGTCAGAACGGCAGCAGATTGCCCTTCTCATGCAGATGTCATCACCCTCACCTCCAG ACAAAGTAGAACTGAGCCGTTCCAGCAGTCCTCGCACACCAGGTACCCCAAGTGTTTGCCGTGGGGTTAACAAAAGGAATGAGCGGGGAGAGACACCCCTCCATGTAGCTGCCATCAAGGGAGATACAGAGAGGATCTCTCAGCTAATTACTCAAGGTGCTGATGTCAACGCTACCGACTATGCTG GTTGGAGTGCGTTACATGAGGCTTGCAATCGAGGCTTCTACGGAGTGTCAAAGTTGTTGATTGAAGCGGGGGCAGACGTAGATGCCAAGGGACTTGACAACGACACTCCACTACACGATGCATGCGTCAACAATCACTTTAAG CTGGTACGCTTATTGTTAAGGTGTGGGGCTGGAGTGAATGTGGTGAACCGTCGTGGCAAGACCCCCCGTGACGTGTGCCGTTCCCCAGGCATTGTGGCGCTGATCGAGGCAGCGGCACGCGGCCAGCTCCAGGACCTGGGAACATCTTCAGGGGACGAGCTCACACCTCAGCAGAAAG GCAGTAGTTGTACAAGCATGTCGAGGCGGACTCCTCCTGCTAACAAATCTAATGAGGAAAAGcctggtggtggtagtagtggcGGAGGCGGCCCTGGGTCTCCAAGAGTGACACTGCGACTGCCCAACACCGTCACACGCACACCAGAGAAGCCACCTCGCCCACATGACAACAA GGCAGTGATGGAGAACAGCGAGGACGTGTACGAATTCAAATGCAGCAAGGACGAGGCacggggtggggaggaggaggaagacaagagcGCGGGGGGTGGAAATAACCGGACAGaagggggaacgggagggggtCCACAAGAGGAAAAGGCggacaaaagggggagggagcctgatgcagaggaggatgaggaggcacgcaagaagaggaagaaggaggacacCAAGGAGGGGGccaagggggttgggaggggggccAATAGGCCAGCAG GCAACTCTGAGAAAGGAGTGAAGTCAGGAGGTCGGGGGAACAGCAGCGCCAGCAGTGGGGTTGGGGGGACCAAGCAGTGCACAACAGGTGCAGGCATGGCATCAGGGGAGCGCAAGAGCCCCATGGGTTCAGCAGCCAACAGCCCCAAACCGCCAAGTACCAAGACTGGGGGAGAGAGTAGTGACACAGAGGATGACGGCAAGAGCGAGTCAAGCTCTGGCGCTGGACCCAAGGTGCCCCCCCTTAAGATTGTGCTTGGGGGAGGCACCGAGCAGGAGCCCAACACCAGGAACGGCAAGAGTTCCAGCAACCGTCTGCCTTATGTCGTCAACACCAGCTCAGGCGAGGAGAAGGAGGGCACAGGAGATTCTAAGGAGGGCATTACAGCAGTCAAG ATGGAGGACCAAGGGAATTCCAACAGTAATGGTAGCAGCACAGGGAGTGAGAAGGGAAGCGGAACAAGGATAACACGGTCCCAGA AACTCTAGCTCTGCTGAAGAGTCAACAACAG TGAAAACGGAGGTGAAAGTGGAAGAGTCAACAATCTCTTCCACTTCTCCTGATGCTGTTCATCCTCGCAAGAGAAAAATACGCATGAAGGAGACAGAACCTGAAGCCCCACCAGTATCACTTGTGGACCAACCTATCAGCAACTGTTATGAGACCTTCTTGAAAATTAGAAAGCAG attgagcgaaggagagagaaccTGCGTCCGGTCCAGCCAAAGCCTCCACAAGGGTTCAAGGACTACCTAATGAACAGATGCTCGTATGTGCTAGCAGGGAATGCTTCATCAAGGCTATCTGTACCTGTGATCTCCCCTCCAGCATCCCTGTGCCAGTTACTGAAGGACCTCTTTAATGATCAGGAGAAGGAGCGGTATAGGCTAAGATTACAG CATCtcatagagaaagaaaaactagTGTTAAGTGTTGAGCAGGAGATTTTGCGTGTTCATGGGAGAGCAGCAAGAGCCTTAGCCAATCAAGCCCTTCCGTTCTCAGTTTGTACGTTTTTGAAAGATGAGGAg GTTTACAACATAATTTCCCCTGAGCAAGAAAAGGATGGTAATGCTCGCTCTAGGTATAATGGCCGACTCTTTCTTTCATGGCTACAAGATGTAGACGATAAGTGGGATAAAATTAAG GAAAACATGGTGCTGCGCCACCACAATGAGGCGGAATCACTACATGCAGTGCAGAAGATGGACTGGGAGTGGAAGCTGAAGGAGCTAGGCGACCTGGATGCCAACACCAAACCTCAGATAGATGACCTGCATGTGCCCATGGTCCATGTCTCAGATGACTTTGACCTTCTCCCAGCCTGA